CAGGCCCTTGATTTTATTCAGGCCCAGCAGACCTTTGGTACGAGAGTTCTTCCTCAGCTGCTGACGGAAGGCTTTCAATCCTGcacacatcagcacatttactCAATAACTGGgaattatacacacaaatacacacacacacacgcacgcacacacaccctgtgTTATTACAGACCTTTAGCTTTTTTAATTTGCTAAAGTGCTGTGTTCACGAGTAGGAGGCTAATTCCATGTTTCTGTTTCACGTCTAAATAAAAACCCTGAGGAGAAAGTAGTTATCCTATTCTTATATGATCAttatctctctaacacacacacacacacaaaccttgtGTGAGAGACGTATCGGAGGCTCGGCGTCCCTCCTGGAAGCTGGCTGCGTGGAGACTGCCCTGGTTCTGCAGGATTCGGTTGGAGGACAGAGCCAGAGGAGCTCCGGCGGGCCCCAACGTCCCTGTTCCAAACCCGGAAGCCATCAGTGATGAGAGATCTCCTACTGCTGTGGTGGACAGGGGTGGAGTCGGATTGGATGATGACTTCAGACAGCTGTCTGATGAAGCGCCGTCTGACGGACTGATCACGATGCCTACGAGAAAGAAATCGTCGTCAGAAGGCAAATCCACACTAATTTATTTACAATGGAACATTTTCCTGCTACTCACATGGAGGGTTGCAGAGATGGAAGCGGGCGGAGACTTCGGCGAGGGTGTGTCTTCgtgaggttgtgtttgggaggAGTGTGGGAGAGACTTGCGGCACTCCGTCCTCCTCTTCTAGGACTCCGGGACGCACTTCTTCATTGATGGTGGTCTCCAGGAGACTGTTTGGAGAGATGGAGCGATTCCAGAGGAGACCGTTCAGACTCGCCTCCACCGGACACATCACCCGCTGAAGACAGGGGAGGAAAAAAGTAGAGGATGTTAATAGCAGGCTTTGGCATAATGAATGACAGCACTATGGCAACAACCACAAAATAATTCCTCACCTGAAACAGGCCTCCCTGATCCCACTCCATCTGCGAGTGCACCACGGTGTTTATCGTCGCGGCGACAGGCAAGGCAGGGCGGAAGCTGTCGGGCGACTCCACCATCACCTTGAAGAGGAGAGGGGGCGAAGGAAGAGTGGAGTGAGGCGGACGGATGTAATGTGACACCGGGAGGAGGAAGTGAGAGGGACTGTGAGGAGACACTGACCTCTGGGCTGGACGAGGAGTCAGACGTGCTCCTGCTCCTCTGGGTCCAAGAGCCGCCGCATTGCCGGTTGAGCTGCTGGCTCCGATGCTCTTTAACCCGCTCTAGCAGAAGGTAGTAGATGGCCGAGAAGTGATTGTAGCTGCTGCTCTGGAGTGACTGAGGAGGGAATGAAGGAACATAAGTGAAGGATCATATCATATAAGTAGCTAGCATTAAAGCCAGAACTATAAAACTGACCGGTCACATGACAGGAAGGACAACAGACCACCAAGATCTGTTTGGTTTAATATTAAATCAACCCTAAAgagtcattttaataatgaacCCCAGGTttagagattatttttaaatgatcagaAAATCAGAACATTACTAACGTGAGGTGACAggaaaaggggcggagctttTGGGGTGTCTAATAAACCTGTTAGTTTTTCCAGATTCAACCTCATGTGGCTGATCTGCTGTTTCTATTGTGCAGTTAAAGAGAGATGGTTTGGTGTGTTTGAGCGAGGTGTGATAAACATCGCTTTGCTTTGCTactaaatcattaataaatatcgTTTCCATCTTAAGTGAGCGCAGAAGGAGACGGTCTTCAGGAACAGACGCTTCTGTGTTTATCGTCTCTGTGGCAGCAGGGAAACGTATTAAAATAATGTCTTGGCAAGATGCTAGGATAAACACCAGGTTTCCACCGTCATCGTGGCGCCACCCGGTCCACTAATCTGACAGCTTGAATCCCTAAAGCGACGTTTATTGCGCTTTACTGCTGACCCTCGATCCCAGAGCTGCGATCATCTAAAGCACTGACTCATAACAGCACACTGTACCGTCTCATAATTCTCAGTAACGGAAGCCTCCGTTCTTCTGATTTATCGACTCTCACCTCCACGGTCCTCTGCCGGTCGATGCCCAGAGTGTGCATGATGCTCAGGACGGGTTCGCTGTAGTCGCCGAGGTTGGAGTTGTAGTcagtgagggagtgtgagagcGTCTGGCGAGGGGCGCTGGGGTCGGCTAACATCCAGCGGTGCTGCTTGATCTGAGCGATACTGATCCGCTTGGCTGGATCCACCACCAGCATCTTCCGGATCAGATTCTCACAGTcttaatagagagagagagagagagagagagagagagagagagagagagagagagagagagagagagagagagagagtgagagagagagagagagagagagacagtgagagagatagagtgagagagagaggggaagacgTGTTATAATGCATCGTGCTACACAGCTGTTttattctggattctgattggtcagaagtgttATATtaatggtttctatagtaacagctcatcaTTTCAATAACCTGACTAAGATAGTTTTATCTTTTTGACTTCTATCTTACCTTCTGACATGAAGAACGGTATTCTGAAGCGTCCCTCAGTCACTCTCTGCCTGAGCGCTGGCAGACTGTCTCCGTCAAACGGCAGCGAGCCGCACACCAACACGTACAGCACGACACCCAGactctgaaaacacacacacgcacacgatTAGCACATGTATCTCTACATTAGAACCTCTTGTCCTCTAGAGAATACATGGGACTGTAGAAGACATACCCAAATGTCCAGCTGTGGTCCTTCGTATTCTTTTCCTTCAAAGACCTCGGGCGCGGCGTACGGCGGGCTGCCGCACCACGTGGACAAGGGCTCTCCGGCGTTGTAGAAGTTTCCAAACCCGAAGtctgaacgagagagagagagaatcacgtGAGGGTTCTGTCAGCTGCGCTTCACTCCTAGCTCAGGGGCAGCTGTGTTACGTAAACAAGTCGGAGATGAATGatttgtgtttacacacacacacacataaaagccTTTTCTTTGAGATCGGCTTATTCAGCTGACATAATACGGTTTTATAACCGGCCCCGTTTCTTTTTCTATGAATCACGAGGATTCCCATCCCGCTGCTGTGGCGTGTCG
The genomic region above belongs to Tachysurus vachellii isolate PV-2020 chromosome 8, HZAU_Pvac_v1, whole genome shotgun sequence and contains:
- the sik1 gene encoding serine/threonine-protein kinase SIK1 gives rise to the protein MVIMREASAGGQAAVSAQGRPLQVGFYEIIRTLGKGNFAVVKLARHKVTKTQVAIKIIDKTRLNSSNLEKIYREVQIMKLLNHPHIIKLYQVMETKDMLYIVTEYAKNGEMFDYLTSNGRMSEADARKKFWQILTAVDYCHYHHIVHRDLKTENLLLDANMNIKLADFGFGNFYNAGEPLSTWCGSPPYAAPEVFEGKEYEGPQLDIWSLGVVLYVLVCGSLPFDGDSLPALRQRVTEGRFRIPFFMSEDCENLIRKMLVVDPAKRISIAQIKQHRWMLADPSAPRQTLSHSLTDYNSNLGDYSEPVLSIMHTLGIDRQRTVESLQSSSYNHFSAIYYLLLERVKEHRSQQLNRQCGGSWTQRSRSTSDSSSSPEVMVESPDSFRPALPVAATINTVVHSQMEWDQGGLFQRVMCPVEASLNGLLWNRSISPNSLLETTINEEVRPGVLEEEDGVPQVSPTLLPNTTSRRHTLAEVSARFHLCNPPCIVISPSDGASSDSCLKSSSNPTPPLSTTAVGDLSSLMASGFGTGTLGPAGAPLALSSNRILQNQGSLHAASFQEGRRASDTSLTQGLKAFRQQLRKNSRTKGLLGLNKIKGLARQVCPPTSCSRGSRGSLGPTLCPPTGLQGAGGPRERRSMLEEVLHQQRMLQIQHQPQQQNTLFLTQSHQLPSSSSSSSSSSSPPSTNLFAPAALFSNPPPQTTPLIPACHQSSVPLQHGLWQQNADSSSSSSSYSSLSPVASAAHLLEARLHISQQPQLHMHPQSQLQLQSYTQGQVSLLPQQVSWSLGGSGGPDTPELQEQQLSSCVMVK